Genomic DNA from Haloplanus aerogenes:
CGTCTTCCTCCATCCCGACGCTCGTCGCGTTGACGAGAACGTCGGCGGCGGGAACCCGGTCGGCGAGGGTGTCGAGGCCGCCGCCGGTCACCGTCGCCGCGGCGCCCTCGCGCACGTCGGCCGCGAGCGACTCGGCCGTGTCCACCGTTCGGTTGGCGATGTGGACGGTGTCGCAGGCGTCGGCGAGGGTGAAGGCCACGGCCCGACCGGCGCCGCCGGCGCCGACGACGACGGCGTCCGTGCCGGCGAGCGACACGTCGTGGTGGTCGAACGCTCGCCGCACACCCGCGGCGTCGGTGTTGTAGCCGCGCGGCGGATCGGTCGAGAAGTCGACCGTGTTGACTGCGCCGATGCGCGTGGCGAGATCGTCGGGGTCGACGAGGTCGAGAACGTCCTGTTTGAACGGGATGGTGACGTTGAGGCCGTCGATTCCGAGGGCGGCCGCGCCCTCGATGGCGTCTTCGACGGCGTCGGCGTCGGGTTCGAAAGTGACGTATCTGGCGTCTATTCCCAACTCGTCGTAGGCCGCCTCGTGCATCGGCGGCGACAGCGAATGGCCGACGGGGTTGCCGATCAGGCCGAAGACGTGCATGGTTCTCCGTGCGCCGAACCGGACAAAAGCCCTTTCCCTAGTGGCCGGCGCCTGCTGCCGAAATCCCGATCACGAACACGTGATACAGGAGGACGACGAGGAAGAGCGCGTAGAACGCGCCGCCGATGAGGAAGGGGTACGGACTCATGTTCCCTTCCTTGATGTTGCGTGCGCGGAGGTAGAGGATGCTACCGCTGATGATGGCGAGAATTGCCGAGAAGGCGTTGAGGAAGCCGGTCGTCCCCCACGTGAGCGAGAGGTCCCACGAGGTAAAGAGAATGCCGAGGGTGACGGGAAGGGTACCCTGAAACGCCATCGCGCCCGAGATGTTCCCGAGGGCGAGGGTGTCCTTGTCCCGCGAAATCCAGATGATGCTGTTGAACTTCTCGGGGAGTTCGGTCGCCAGCGGCGCGATGAGGAGGGCGATCACCGCGGCTGGAATGTTGAGAATCTCCTCGGAGACCCACGTCGTCTGCCCGACGAACATGTGCGCGCCGGCGATGATGATGCCGAGTGCACCGAGCGTCTGGAGGACGACGAGGACGGTGTTGGGGTCGTCGGCGTGGTTCCCCGTTTTGCCCGAGGTCAACCGCTCGCTGAGGCCTTCGACGAGTTCGCCGAGGTGGAGTTCCTCCAGTTCCTCGCCCTCGACGAGTTCACCGCTCCGGAGCGACAGGACGAGGTAGACGAGATACAGCAGGACGAGGAGGATACCGATGGCGATGCCGAAGAGTTCGTTCGTGATGATCGCGGCGAGGAAGGCGAGCGTGTAGCCGACGAGGAAGAAAGAGAGGTCGCGCTGGGTCGCCTCCTCGTTGAAATGCATCTGCGCGCCGAAGTTGCGTCGCCCGCTGAAGTAGAGCACACTCGCCCCGACGAGGAACATGGCGATGGTCGAGAGCATGAACGGGGCGCCGAGGATGGCGCCGACGCCGACGGCGTCGGCCGCTTCCTGTGATCCCGACCCCATCACGGCCTGGAGGATAGCGATGACGGGGATCATCGTCTCCGGGAGTGCCGTCCCGACGGCCGCGAGGATGCTCCCGGTGGCGCTCTCGCTCACGCCGAGGCGGTGACCCAGCCACTCCACGCCGTTCGTGAAGATTTCGGCGCCGAGAAGCAACAGCATGAACGACACCACGAGCAGTGTCAGATTCGTTACCGTCGGGGGCAGTAGTTGCCCGACGACCAGCGTTAGCGGACTGGCAGACATTGTTGCCCGGCGGTTTCGAAGGGAGGTAGTTAAACCGTTTCATCCTCGGCTGTCGCGGCCGATCCCCCGACGTGACGGCCGCCGTCGCGGCGACGACGCGCGTCAGGGAACGATCGTCGTGGGCACTTTCCCCGACTTCGACACCGTATTGGCGGCACTGCCGAGGAGGAATTTGCCGATCCGGCCGGTGCCGTGGTGGCCCATGACGACGTGGTCGTAGTCGCGATCCTCGACCAGTTCGAGGATGTCCTTCCCGACCTGATCCGAGGCTTTGAGGTTGTCGAGGCGGACGTCGCCGATGACCTCCGTCTCGGTCTGCAGCCCTTCAGCCTCCAGTACCTCCTCTACTTTCCCTTTCAGCCGTTCGGTGTCGGACCCCGGCGAGTCAGTGAAGTGGACGACATCGAGCGTCGCGTCGAACCGCTTCGCGAAGTCGGCCCCGAAGCCGAGCGCGCGCATGCTACACTTCGATCCGTCGACGGGCACGAGCACTTTCATGGGCCTGCCTCCTCGGCCTGCCGGAATAAGCGTTCCCCCATCGACGAACTTCCGCCGACGGCTGTCCGTCGGCCGGGGCGACCGCCGCTCCGAGACGGCGACCCACTCGAACCGGTCGCAGTCGACAGTGTTATTCGCCGCCCCGGCCGACCTGCCGGCGTGATCGCACTCGTCGTCAGCCGTGCCGACGGCGCCTCCGAACACATCGGCGAGGCGTTGCTCGACATCGGCGACTGGACCGAACGAACGGACGACACCCGCCCCGACGCCGACGGCGGCGGCACCTACTACCGGACCGACGGCTTCTCCCTCCGGACCTTCGACGACCTCCACATCTATCTCGACCGTCCGGACGCGGCCTTCGATGACCCCGACCTCCTGATCGTCGTCTCCCGTCACTCGGGCGAGACGGGCCCGCTCCTGACCGCCCACTTCACGGGCAACTTCGGCGACGCGGAGTACGGCGGCGAGGCGGGACAGTTCGCCCGCGCCTGTCCGAACGCCGCGAGCGAGGCCGTCGCGGCGCTGGACCGGCACGCCCCCGACGGCTACGAGGTCGGCACCGAGTGTACCCACCACGGCCCGACCGACGTGGGTGTGCCCTCGATGTTCGTCGAACTCGGGAGCGCCGAGGAACAGTGGAACGACCCAGCAGGGGCCGAGGCCGTCGCCCGTGCCGCCCTCGACCTGCACGGCGTCGGCGTGGATCGAGAGAAACAGGTCGCGGGCTTCGGCGGCGGCCACTACGCTCCCCGGTTCGGCCGCGTGATCCGCGAGACGGCGTGGGCCGTCGGGCACGTCGGCGCCGATTGGGGACTCGAGGCGATGGGCAACCCCGCCGCCAACCGCGACGTACTCCGGCGGGCGATGGAGGCGAGCGCCACCGAATACGCTCTCGTCGAAGGTGATCGGCCGGGGCTTACGGACGTCCTCGACGACCTCGGCTACCGCGTCGTCTCCGAGACGTGGTTACAGGAGACGAGCGCCCACCCCCTGCCCGTCGTCGAGGCGGTCGAGGCCCGGATGGACGACGTGAGCGACGGACTCCGGTTCGGAGACGTGGTTCCCGCGGTAGATGGGGACACCATCGTCGTCACCGACCTCCCCACCCAACTCGTCGACGCGGCCCACGGCGTCGACGCCGAGGCGGCGCGTGCGGCCGTCGCCGGGGTGGCCGTCGCCTTCGAGACGACCGAGGGCGGCACCCGACCGCGCGGTCGGGTCGCCCTGCCGGCCGACGATCCGGTCGCCGCGGCTGACGCCCTGACCGACGGACTGGCGACCGTGCTCCGCGGCTCGTACGACGACGTGCGGCGCGAGGACGGCGAGGTGGTCGCCCGGACGGCGGCGTTCGACCCGGCGGCCGCCAGGGACCGCGGCGTGCCGGAGGGGCCGGCGTTCGGCCGTCTCGCCGAGGGGCAGGCGGTCGAGGTGGACGGCGAGCGAGTCGACCCCGAGTCGGTGCAGACGGAGCGGGTCGACCGGTTCCCGGCCACCACGACAGAATAGTCAAAAATAATATGATTGTCTGACGTGCGCATGACGCTGGCCAGCTCGCCATTCGCGAGGGCGTCAGACGCGCGCGTGACAACAGGCGGAAAGATAATGTGGTTGCCTTCGAAAGGCGTGGGCATACCATGGACTCCATCGTGGAGGATGCAATCGAGGATGCCGAGGAGCCGGGGGATGGGGCCGCGGCCGACATGGACGCTACCCGAGAACCTGCGCCCGACGCGTCGAACGACGGATCGAATCGCACCGGAAAGATGACCGACGAGGAACTTCAGGACGTACTGGAGGACCTCCAGACCGATATCACGGTCGTCGGCTGTGGGGGCGCCGGCGGCAACACGGTCAACCGCATGGCGGAAGAGGGGATCAAGGGGGCCAACCTCGTCGCCGCCAACACCGACGTGCAGCACTTGGTCGACGTGGAAGCGGACACCAAGATCCTGATGGGCGAGGAGAAGACCGGCGGCAGGGGAGCAGGTTCGCTCCCGCAAGTCGGTGAGGAAGCCGCCATCGAGAGTCAGGACGACATCTACGGCGCCATCGAGGGCTCGGACATGGTGTTCGTCACGGCCGGGCTGGGAGGAGGAACCGGCACCGGCTCCGCGCCCGTCGTCGCCGAGGCCGCTCGCGAGTCCGGCGCGCTCACCATCGCCATCGTAACCACGCCGTTCACCGCGGAGGGTGAAGTTCGGCGCACGAACGCGGAGGCCGGCCTCGAACGCCTGCGCGACGTGGCCGACACCGTCATCGTCGTGCCCAACGACCGCCTGCTCGACTCGGTCGGGAAACTCCCCGTCCGGCAGGCGTTCAAAGTGTCCGACGAGGTGCTGATGCGCTCGGTCAAAGGCATCACCGAACTCATCACCAAGCCTGGTCTCGTCAACCTCGACTTCGCCGACGTGAAGACGGTGATGGAGAAAGGCGGCGTGGCCATGATCGGCCTCGGCGAGAGCGACTCCGAGCAGAAGGCACAGGACTCGGTGCGCTCTGCCCTGCGGTCGCCCCTGCTCGACGTGGATATCTCCGGCGCCAACTCGGCGCTCGTCAACGTTACCGGCGGCACCGACATGGCCATCGAAGAGGCCGAGGGCGTCGTCGAGGAGATTTACGACCGGATCGACCCCGACGCCCGCATCATCTGGGGTACCTCCATCGACGAGGAACTCGACGGCACGATGCGGACGATGATCGTCGTCACGGGCGTCGAGTCGCCACAGATCTACGGCCGCGGCGAGGACGCCCCGGCGCCCGAACCGGCCGACGACATCGACTACGTCGAGTAGCGTCGTCGCTCACCAGTTTTTGCGGGACGCTCGTCACTCGTCGGTACGACCCCGGCGAGTTCGGGGTGTCGGACGTGTACGACGGTGGCCGATCACTCAGCGGTGGATGGACCGCGTGAGCGTGAAGACGAACAGCGCGATGAGGAAGGCGCCGACGAAGCCCTCTATCTGTGCGAGGAGTCTGATCCAGGGACTGCCCACGTCCTCGGCACCCCCGAGGACGAGCGTGATGAACGATTCGAGGCTGAGGATGAGATAGCCGATCGGCATCTCGTACGGGGGGATCGGCTGCGCGATCGCGAAGAGCCCGCTGAATACGAGGATCGTGCCCACGGACACCCCGATGACTCGGGAGGGACGTTCCCCGTACCCCGCCGTCAGGTTCAACAGCGTGTTGGCTCCCCATCGGCCCGCCGCGGCGATTCGCGCCGTGATCGGTTCCGACGGATCGAGCACGGTCGGCCAGTACTGTTCACGTCTGTAGAGCATTTCCCGCCGAAAGAACTCGGCTGCGGCTTTGGTGTCTCCAATCTCGTTGGCGCCGTTTTTCGCCTTGAGATACGTACTCTCCAGATCGCCATCGGACGGCGGCCGCGTGGCTTCGAGGCCCGGAATCTCGACTACGTCGTGGATACACCACTCGGCACTGTGGAGGGCCTCGCGGTAGCTCCCGAAATCGAACCCGTCGAAGGTCGTATGGAGCAGTCGGAAGTGATCGAAGAGAGCGGTTGGTGGCTCACCGTCGGCCAACTCCACATTTCCGAGGCGAGCGCTCGTGAGGTCGTACACGAGGGTTCCGTGCTCCGGGAGATAGAGTCGGCCGTCGGGGATCGCCGTCTCGCGCAGATCGATACAGCAACTGCCGTCAGCGAGGTCGAGGTCCTCGAACGACGCCGATGCTCCGATAACGGTTTTCTGGAGGTTCACGCGGTGGGGCACGGTCGCCTGATCGAAGTAGACACGATCCCCGAATCGGGACCCCGAGAACGTCGCGTGGGAAAACGTGGTGAGTTTGAATCTGACGACCGTCTCGAACTCCGCCTCGCGGAAGTGCGCCTTGTCGAAGGTGGCTTCGCTGAAGTCGACCGGGCCACCGAACCGGGCCATGTGGAAGTTCGCTTCGGCGAACGTCGTCTTGTACCCCCACACACCAGCCGCGAATTCGGCTTCGACGAACCGGACTGGCTCCGCGAACGTGGCCTTACTGAGATACACTTCGCCCTCGAACGTGACCTCGGTACAGATCGGCCGTTGCTGAAACAGCGCCCCTTCGAGCGAGAGGGGCTGGCGGACGATCGCGTACCGCAAGTTCGTCTCGCCCTCGAATCGCGCGTGCCGGAGGTCGATCTTGTGATTGTCTCCACACTCGATGATCCGGTGATCGAGGTCGAGCGTCCCGAACCGGGCACCGATGAACTGTTTCGGCTCTTTGCCGATCGTGTCTATCTTCGACAGCAACGCTTCCTCGACCGCCCGGTCGTCTTTGGCGTCGACCGGCTGGTGGAACAGACACCGGTCGGCTCCCTCCGGCGCGTCGTGCGGACAGCGCCACACCCCGTCCTCGTTCAGTAGCTTCCCATCGAGTGGGCTAGACTGTCCGTTTTC
This window encodes:
- a CDS encoding shikimate dehydrogenase — encoded protein: MHVFGLIGNPVGHSLSPPMHEAAYDELGIDARYVTFEPDADAVEDAIEGAAALGIDGLNVTIPFKQDVLDLVDPDDLATRIGAVNTVDFSTDPPRGYNTDAAGVRRAFDHHDVSLAGTDAVVVGAGGAGRAVAFTLADACDTVHIANRTVDTAESLAADVREGAAATVTGGGLDTLADRVPAADVLVNATSVGMEEDETPVPAELLHGDLAVLDAVYAPVETRLLRDAAGVGATTIDGGWMLLFQGVVAFEHWTGRDAPVDAMNAALRSHLG
- a CDS encoding sodium:calcium antiporter, whose translation is MSASPLTLVVGQLLPPTVTNLTLLVVSFMLLLLGAEIFTNGVEWLGHRLGVSESATGSILAAVGTALPETMIPVIAILQAVMGSGSQEAADAVGVGAILGAPFMLSTIAMFLVGASVLYFSGRRNFGAQMHFNEEATQRDLSFFLVGYTLAFLAAIITNELFGIAIGILLVLLYLVYLVLSLRSGELVEGEELEELHLGELVEGLSERLTSGKTGNHADDPNTVLVVLQTLGALGIIIAGAHMFVGQTTWVSEEILNIPAAVIALLIAPLATELPEKFNSIIWISRDKDTLALGNISGAMAFQGTLPVTLGILFTSWDLSLTWGTTGFLNAFSAILAIISGSILYLRARNIKEGNMSPYPFLIGGAFYALFLVVLLYHVFVIGISAAGAGH
- a CDS encoding universal stress protein, with product MKVLVPVDGSKCSMRALGFGADFAKRFDATLDVVHFTDSPGSDTERLKGKVEEVLEAEGLQTETEVIGDVRLDNLKASDQVGKDILELVEDRDYDHVVMGHHGTGRIGKFLLGSAANTVSKSGKVPTTIVP
- a CDS encoding D-aminoacyl-tRNA deacylase; this translates as MIALVVSRADGASEHIGEALLDIGDWTERTDDTRPDADGGGTYYRTDGFSLRTFDDLHIYLDRPDAAFDDPDLLIVVSRHSGETGPLLTAHFTGNFGDAEYGGEAGQFARACPNAASEAVAALDRHAPDGYEVGTECTHHGPTDVGVPSMFVELGSAEEQWNDPAGAEAVARAALDLHGVGVDREKQVAGFGGGHYAPRFGRVIRETAWAVGHVGADWGLEAMGNPAANRDVLRRAMEASATEYALVEGDRPGLTDVLDDLGYRVVSETWLQETSAHPLPVVEAVEARMDDVSDGLRFGDVVPAVDGDTIVVTDLPTQLVDAAHGVDAEAARAAVAGVAVAFETTEGGTRPRGRVALPADDPVAAADALTDGLATVLRGSYDDVRREDGEVVARTAAFDPAAARDRGVPEGPAFGRLAEGQAVEVDGERVDPESVQTERVDRFPATTTE
- the ftsZ gene encoding cell division protein FtsZ; the encoded protein is MDSIVEDAIEDAEEPGDGAAADMDATREPAPDASNDGSNRTGKMTDEELQDVLEDLQTDITVVGCGGAGGNTVNRMAEEGIKGANLVAANTDVQHLVDVEADTKILMGEEKTGGRGAGSLPQVGEEAAIESQDDIYGAIEGSDMVFVTAGLGGGTGTGSAPVVAEAARESGALTIAIVTTPFTAEGEVRRTNAEAGLERLRDVADTVIVVPNDRLLDSVGKLPVRQAFKVSDEVLMRSVKGITELITKPGLVNLDFADVKTVMEKGGVAMIGLGESDSEQKAQDSVRSALRSPLLDVDISGANSALVNVTGGTDMAIEEAEGVVEEIYDRIDPDARIIWGTSIDEELDGTMRTMIVVTGVESPQIYGRGEDAPAPEPADDIDYVE
- a CDS encoding pentapeptide repeat-containing protein gives rise to the protein MVEASGDRCPFTFDPAEWRAENGQSSPLDGKLLNEDGVWRCPHDAPEGADRCLFHQPVDAKDDRAVEEALLSKIDTIGKEPKQFIGARFGTLDLDHRIIECGDNHKIDLRHARFEGETNLRYAIVRQPLSLEGALFQQRPICTEVTFEGEVYLSKATFAEPVRFVEAEFAAGVWGYKTTFAEANFHMARFGGPVDFSEATFDKAHFREAEFETVVRFKLTTFSHATFSGSRFGDRVYFDQATVPHRVNLQKTVIGASASFEDLDLADGSCCIDLRETAIPDGRLYLPEHGTLVYDLTSARLGNVELADGEPPTALFDHFRLLHTTFDGFDFGSYREALHSAEWCIHDVVEIPGLEATRPPSDGDLESTYLKAKNGANEIGDTKAAAEFFRREMLYRREQYWPTVLDPSEPITARIAAAGRWGANTLLNLTAGYGERPSRVIGVSVGTILVFSGLFAIAQPIPPYEMPIGYLILSLESFITLVLGGAEDVGSPWIRLLAQIEGFVGAFLIALFVFTLTRSIHR